CTTAGACACCATAACTGACTAATTAACTAAATAAAACTAAATTAGTTTCATAATCTATGGATGGATCTATAGTAAGAGAAAAAATACAGTCAATGACATTCATTGATAGCAATTCATTAAATTCCctagaaattattattactagtTATTACGTATTCATCTGAATACATTATGAACATCTCatctattataaataagtaactatataatgtatataatatataatatataataatacaatatataatatatataatataaataaaagttttacttGTGAAATGAATTTTCggcaaaataattttatattttatatttcaaaactGTAAATGCActgatatatattataaacgGGTGTAGACCTGTAGCTCCTTCTGGCGTGAATATCTTGTACTATAATAGGGTAAAACCTAGTGCGCCGCATTTAACTGCACAACAGCGTGGCAACGAACAAAAGattatttaacaatttattgattaaatatcaaaattattaatcagTAATAATTGCGATCACTTCCAAATTTCGTATTTACTTTTGTTACCATAGAAAGAAACATTGTCAAGATATAAATCGATCGCTTTCTAATATTATAAACTCCAATCAAATTAATGTTTATCAGTATTAGTTAATGGCAACTTATGTTATTGGATAATAAACAAATCGTAGATTGTCATGTAAAATTCGAGTAGATAAATAGGTTATTCTGTGATCCAAGAAGCTAAAATCGTTGAATCGTAAAATCGTTAGAACCGTCACGCTGAGCAAAGAATCTaagtaaatttcattaaagcgtaaatttttgctacaaattaaaaaactttttaaattgaaaaattcaatcTATTATAATTCAatcttaaatataaattattgttcACGTTAATTTTCCTCGGTAtgcattttttcatttaaacgtCGAGTTAGGTTTTCGAATTGTTTGAAGTTAAAATGCGAGCAGAATGCTGAAGCACTTCACGTGCTGCAACCACGCGAGATTCTTCAAAATTTTGGAAAATTCACACAATACGTCAATGCATAAATGCAACCCTATTTTCCCTAGATTTTGATCACGTGGTTTTATTTACTTATGACTCAACTCGTTGGTCAGACGATACAGTATAGTCTGTATAGTGCAGTACTATCAGTTATCAACCTTTCATGATATCCACTTTCCAATTTTGttttttgtaaatatgtaaGAAATGATAGTGTCATAATAGTAGTTAAAAGTAATTATAAAAAGTACTGCTTGAAAGTGATGCTGGAAAAGTATAGGATGGTACTAAAACATATGTGAATTATCAAAAGATATGTCACAAATTtgacaaatatattttacatgtCATTTATTTGAAATCAGTATTTTAACATATTTCGATTAACATTAGCAAATATAGGAAGTAATAATGATAGAATCATCAGCATGGAATTCGAAAAAGGACGAGACCATATACAAAGCGGCAGGTTCGATACATTTACGAAAATATGGACAGTTTTTTGAGAATTTAGCTAAGCAAACATGGAAAAAAGATTCTACATTAGAATATTTCATGGAAGGACCTCTTCGGCTTGTATACAAACCTGTTGAGGATATCAGCTtgataaatttaatagaaatggaaaataaatatttatcaaagcTACTTGCTGCAGTTGCAGGTACCTGCAGAGAAATTAGGCTTCTTGTGATGGAAGCTAAGATGttctataaaaaattgtttactcATGGTGAAAGAGGGGCAGAGAATAATCAGAATAATATCACATCTCTTTTGTCTGATCTGCAAGATCTATTTGTTTTTGTGAATAGGATATGGACAGTAGCACATTTGACAACGGAACAATTATCTAGTCTAGCGGGTGACtctaacgatatttatttacctGTATTAATAGAACATTTTATTGATTTGTTTATAATCGTTTTGACATTGGATGAAATTATTGAATCCCAGCCTTCGTTGTTAGAACAGTGGAAAAAGTACAGAATGAATGTGCGTTCTATCATGCACAATCCATTGCAATTTGGCATAAGTGAATCTAAATTACATACACTGAATAAGTTATTAAAAGATTTACaggagaatttattaaagaaagtTTTATTTTCCAAGACAATTGAACGTATAATGGATGTGAATAAAGGACCTATAATGAGTGAACAGATtaccaattatttaaaaaatttaattgtagACATAGAAAATAAACCAAATGATTATGTTTCATTGAATAAAAGTTGGATCAAAATAAATATTGGAATTGTTGTAACAACAAAATTATTTGGCACCTGTGATAAAAGATTAATTAAAAGAGTgcttgaaaataataaaaaattttatgctGTAAATTTAATTGGAAATGTCATATGGATTCCCAGTAAATTTTTAAGTGACTTTTTGCCAAAAGAAGCTGGTAATGCTGTTGGTCAACAAGTAGGAGAAAGAATACTATGTTTGAGGATACAAAAACTTTCCCAGACTGTGAATGGATTAATTCAGAAAGCAGTAACATGGTGCATTGAAATGCAAAGTATTTTAATGAAAACAAGTCTTCAGATTTCAGATATTGGGCAGAAACAAACTTTATTAATTGATTTAGTTGCATTGTTATCTCAGATTAAAGAAATTGtatcttttataataaatatgcaTGCGATTCTTATTAAACCAATGAATCGTAACACTGTTCAATTAATTTGTAGATTAATAGAAGTACAAAAGTCTTTGCAGACTACATTTTACATATTGGGACCAGTTATAGTGCAATCACAAAGTCAAGTATTACAATACTTgagttattatattttaattacattgGAAACTGCTCGGAAGAGTTTAATTCAGAAGGATAAAGGTTATAGCAGAGAAAAATTGGATGCATTGTCACTAGTGGGTTTAAGTATGAGATTATTAAATGGACCACCAAGTGCAGATAGAAGATTAATAATCAGATGTGCTCTAGCATGTGCTAGTCAATTAGCAGATACTTTTAAGGAAGAGGACATGGTGAAATTGAGATTCTCATTGAACAATTACGATATTGTTGCtgaattgtataatattattacagATATCTGTGATTACTCTATATTACTATATCATCAGAATATAATTCCGGCTTATTTTTCTTCTGTAATAGATAGTAATTTAAGTATAAATCACATAGTTCATTTGTTTAATGCATTTAACAGCACCATTAGTGAACAAGAAGGATTAAatttaaaacagaaaagaatTATGCAATTAAGAGAAATGTTGACTAAGAATATATTAGAACCTGTTTGCCATGAGATTGAAACTAATCTAAGACTTCATGTCCATGCACATTTAAAATTGGATTCTACAAATCCATTCAATATTGGGGCAAAAGATGGTGGAAGAATCGTACGATCATTACCACTACCTTTAACAAATAGTATGATATACGCTAAAAGATTCATTGAACATTATCTTGATGATATGTTTTACAATCTCACTACAGTAGCACTACATGATTGGAGAACATATAGAATGATGCATGCTTTGGCacattataaattaaatctaGATACTGTACAAAACTATTTACCTACACAGACCTTGGAACAGGGCTTAGATGCTTTAGAAATTATGAGAAATATTCATGTATTtgtatcaaaatatttatataatttaaacaCTCAAACTTTCATTGAACATACTAGTAACAATAAACATTTAAATACCATTGGAATTCGACATATAGCAAATTCTATCAGAACACATGGAACTGGTATTATGAGTACAACAGTTAACTTTGTATATCAATTTCTTCGTATAAAATTACATACATTTTCACAATTCCTATTTGATGAACATATAAAGTCGAGATTAATGCGAGATATAAGGTTCATCAAGGTTCAAAGAGAAAATGGTAGAACACCTTATACATATGAAAGAGCAGAAAAATTTCAGAAAGGGATCAGAAAATTAGGTATGACACCTGATGGTTTAAGTTATTTAGATCAATTTAGACAATTAATAACTCAAATTGGAAATGCATTGGGGTATGTACGATTAATTAGATCTGGTGGATTGCATGCTAGTTCAAATGCTATTTCATTTCTGCCAAACATCGATTCGTCTGTACCATTTGAATTAATGTGTAAAAATTTACGTTATGGTGTAACAACTCAATCAGCAGCAAAGtgtttagaaaataatattgCAAATTTAATACGAAACTTTACAGAAGGAATACAATACTTCAAACTTCTTGTTGATGTATTTGCATCTGCTTTTCGAGATACTGAATCACATCATTTGCAACAATTTTATGCTATTGTACCTCCATTAACATTAAGTTTTATTGATAACTCAATatcgaataaagaaaaaatgtttaaGAAAAATCAAACAGGTGCAGCTTTTACTGATGATGGTTTTGCAATGGGAATTGCTTACATAAATGCTCTTTTGAATCAGTCATCAGAATTGGATAGTTTACATTGGTTCAAAACAGTTGAACAGCATATAAATGCTGAACAGCAGGCTGCAGAAAGTAAAAATGTTCAAGGAGATGAAAAATTGCAACAAACAAGAGCATTAACATTAAAACGCTTAGGTGAAAGAAGTGCTGAATTCCAATTGCTCTATTATAGTTTATCTGGTGCTAGAGTATTCTTTAAACAGTCTGATATGTAATATTCCACAATCTGTAAAATGTATTatggaattaattaattacaatgtgattgttaaatatttttgtttcatatttctTATTACTATTGTATAAAGAATGTCAAATTATATACTGTATAATACTATTATGTGCTTTATAAAAAATAGCTTTAAAACACTTTATATGCTataaatttactttattttcgTAATCCTTTTGTaacttgtattatatatatatatatatatatatatatataaatgtatatattacaataatgagaaaataaaaatacaggATAATATGTCAAATGAATCTTAACTTATTAAAGAGACACTAAAAATTACgtagtttatttttaaatagttaGGTTCGGTATTCTTAAGCTTATATTTATGCCTGTGGCACATACCGTGTTTAATTACactcatttatatatataaacgtcTTCTACaccaacatatatatatgtataattgcaATCCTTGATATTTATTACTCAATAAGTAGTATGGCTAGATGAACAGACTAGAATTTATTACACTTACAACTCTAAATAGATAGGAGTTTCTcaaaaatgtaattataaatatgAAAGCGTCATTATTAATCCGCATagcaatataaaaagaaatctatttttatatcagCAAAAAATCACGTAAAAATCAAATATGAAGTCAAAAATTCGCCAATTCTAAAATGCTCTTTCTTTAAATGTTTACTTTAACATTatggatagaaattttttactATAATTCATTTGATacctataaatataatttattttatattttaacaatgTTTACCAATAACTATacaaacttttttttaaataaatataaactaCAACAAAATTTTGTAGAAAAAACAACTACACATTCTAAATCATTGTCAACaatcaaatataaataatatacataaataatatcAACTATCTGTAAATACATTGTTTGTAAAGCTTCACAATGTCAtgttaaaaaaatgaaagaaaatatttataacaacatttgaCAGATCCTTATTTTAACAGTATGACTGTTGTAATTATTGTACTGTTACTATCTAGAATGTGTACTGGTTCACAGTACATTattaaaatacgaaatattttgtaGTTTTGCAATTTTTTCTTAGACAATATTTAGGGCTATTATTCCTACATTTTATCTTTTGATCTTTCTGTGCTCTTGAATTAAACAGTTATTCAAGCAACTTAATAATATCATGTTAATTAAACTGCATAGAATATGAGTCTTACTAATTGTTTTCTAATTTAAATGATCCGCATTAATAAAACTATTTCCATCTAAATTTTCTTTGCAATTTGCCATTCAATTATTCATATTAATACAGATATGCCTCTTTCTCATTTCCGGACTGGATAAATTGCTGTAAGTACCAATTActgaaaaattgttttttctgGTAGAATGAAGGAAGTGTTATAATTTCTAAGATTGAAATCTAGACGACTCCTCTGGGTCCAATAAATCGTCACAGGAAGCTGTTGGGGGTAATAACTGTCTACCCCCTCGTTTT
This genomic stretch from Bombus vancouverensis nearcticus chromosome 16, iyBomVanc1_principal, whole genome shotgun sequence harbors:
- the SWIP gene encoding strumpellin and WASH-interacting protein, with protein sequence MIESSAWNSKKDETIYKAAGSIHLRKYGQFFENLAKQTWKKDSTLEYFMEGPLRLVYKPVEDISLINLIEMENKYLSKLLAAVAGTCREIRLLVMEAKMFYKKLFTHGERGAENNQNNITSLLSDLQDLFVFVNRIWTVAHLTTEQLSSLAGDSNDIYLPVLIEHFIDLFIIVLTLDEIIESQPSLLEQWKKYRMNVRSIMHNPLQFGISESKLHTLNKLLKDLQENLLKKVLFSKTIERIMDVNKGPIMSEQITNYLKNLIVDIENKPNDYVSLNKSWIKINIGIVVTTKLFGTCDKRLIKRVLENNKKFYAVNLIGNVIWIPSKFLSDFLPKEAGNAVGQQVGERILCLRIQKLSQTVNGLIQKAVTWCIEMQSILMKTSLQISDIGQKQTLLIDLVALLSQIKEIVSFIINMHAILIKPMNRNTVQLICRLIEVQKSLQTTFYILGPVIVQSQSQVLQYLSYYILITLETARKSLIQKDKGYSREKLDALSLVGLSMRLLNGPPSADRRLIIRCALACASQLADTFKEEDMVKLRFSLNNYDIVAELYNIITDICDYSILLYHQNIIPAYFSSVIDSNLSINHIVHLFNAFNSTISEQEGLNLKQKRIMQLREMLTKNILEPVCHEIETNLRLHVHAHLKLDSTNPFNIGAKDGGRIVRSLPLPLTNSMIYAKRFIEHYLDDMFYNLTTVALHDWRTYRMMHALAHYKLNLDTVQNYLPTQTLEQGLDALEIMRNIHVFVSKYLYNLNTQTFIEHTSNNKHLNTIGIRHIANSIRTHGTGIMSTTVNFVYQFLRIKLHTFSQFLFDEHIKSRLMRDIRFIKVQRENGRTPYTYERAEKFQKGIRKLGMTPDGLSYLDQFRQLITQIGNALGYVRLIRSGGLHASSNAISFLPNIDSSVPFELMCKNLRYGVTTQSAAKCLENNIANLIRNFTEGIQYFKLLVDVFASAFRDTESHHLQQFYAIVPPLTLSFIDNSISNKEKMFKKNQTGAAFTDDGFAMGIAYINALLNQSSELDSLHWFKTVEQHINAEQQAAESKNVQGDEKLQQTRALTLKRLGERSAEFQLLYYSLSGARVFFKQSDM